In Chitinophaga varians, the following are encoded in one genomic region:
- the asnB gene encoding asparagine synthase (glutamine-hydrolyzing), with protein sequence MCGICGYIKYDGPLSEYDKKIVAQMNSKLRHRGPDAQETVLLDNVALGFSRLSIIGLENGMQPLYNEDRSVVVICNGEIFNYIELRQQLKKKGHAFRTDSDVEVIVHLYEEHGMDFLNKLNGQFAFLLYDRKKQCAYGVRDQMGIVPFFYTTAGNAFIFGSEIKAILEHPLVTRELNLTGLDQILTFAGLISPVTMFKNISSLENGHYLHIDNKGKISKVEYWDLIYPEGQIGDGGKPEKYFVDRLEELFCASVNLRLRSDVPLGFYLSGGLDSSAIAMKVCLLAAGNVKEAFSIDFVESQFSESAYQQLVARESKAALNRKIFFYDDISERLRQVIYHCECPLKESYNTASLSLSESVRSKGIKVVLSGEGADELFAGYVGFRFDKMRAMQVMQHAITPREQALREKVWGDGDFFYERNFVETEADKRSLYGDAVNAVYHDFNCLRHFVVNRDRLRNRDMVNKRAYIDYKLRLVDHLVSDHGDRMALANSVEVRYPFLDRELVEFSATVPSDLKLNGFTEKYILKKMAGRFVSKNVVEREKYGFVAPGSPYLLRRNVEYINDLLSYEQIKRQGIFNPGQVEHLKKMYSQETFTLDLPFETDQLMIVLTLGILLDEYFR encoded by the coding sequence ATGTGTGGAATTTGCGGATATATTAAATATGACGGACCGCTGTCGGAATATGACAAAAAGATCGTAGCGCAAATGAACAGCAAGCTACGCCACCGCGGACCGGATGCCCAGGAAACAGTACTGCTTGATAATGTGGCGCTGGGCTTTTCCAGGCTCAGCATCATCGGCCTGGAAAACGGAATGCAGCCCCTGTATAATGAAGACAGGTCTGTTGTCGTGATCTGCAACGGAGAGATATTTAACTATATAGAGCTCAGGCAGCAACTGAAGAAAAAAGGACACGCGTTCCGGACGGATTCAGATGTAGAGGTCATCGTGCACTTGTATGAAGAACACGGGATGGACTTCCTGAACAAGCTGAACGGCCAGTTTGCCTTTTTGCTGTATGACCGCAAAAAACAATGCGCTTATGGTGTACGTGACCAGATGGGCATCGTGCCATTCTTCTATACAACTGCCGGCAATGCCTTTATTTTTGGTTCAGAGATCAAAGCGATACTGGAGCATCCCCTGGTAACCCGGGAGTTGAACCTCACAGGGCTGGACCAGATATTGACGTTTGCAGGGCTGATCAGTCCTGTCACAATGTTTAAAAATATTTCCAGCCTCGAAAACGGTCACTATCTGCATATTGATAACAAAGGAAAGATCAGCAAGGTGGAATACTGGGATCTCATTTATCCCGAAGGGCAGATAGGAGACGGCGGAAAACCCGAGAAATATTTTGTAGACAGACTGGAGGAGCTGTTTTGCGCATCGGTAAACCTCCGGTTGAGGAGTGATGTGCCGTTGGGATTTTATCTGAGCGGAGGGCTGGACTCATCTGCCATTGCCATGAAGGTTTGCCTGTTGGCAGCGGGGAATGTGAAAGAGGCTTTCTCGATAGATTTTGTGGAATCTCAGTTTTCCGAATCAGCATATCAGCAACTCGTGGCAAGAGAAAGCAAGGCCGCGCTTAACCGGAAGATCTTCTTTTATGATGATATCAGCGAAAGGCTGCGGCAAGTGATCTATCATTGTGAATGTCCTTTGAAGGAATCCTATAATACCGCCTCGCTTTCCCTGTCAGAGTCGGTCCGTTCAAAAGGCATTAAAGTCGTATTGTCCGGCGAAGGCGCCGATGAGTTGTTTGCCGGGTATGTAGGTTTCAGGTTCGATAAAATGAGGGCCATGCAGGTGATGCAACATGCCATTACCCCGCGAGAGCAGGCACTCCGCGAAAAAGTATGGGGCGACGGGGACTTTTTTTACGAGCGTAATTTTGTGGAGACGGAGGCAGACAAAAGAAGCCTTTATGGCGACGCGGTAAATGCGGTTTACCACGACTTCAACTGCCTCCGGCATTTTGTGGTCAACAGGGACAGGCTTAGAAACCGGGATATGGTGAATAAAAGAGCGTATATCGATTATAAGCTCCGGTTGGTGGATCACCTCGTGTCTGATCATGGAGACAGGATGGCGCTTGCCAATTCCGTGGAAGTCAGGTATCCTTTCCTGGACAGGGAGCTGGTGGAGTTTTCTGCAACCGTCCCCTCGGATCTTAAACTGAACGGGTTTACCGAAAAATACATCCTGAAAAAAATGGCCGGACGCTTTGTTTCCAAAAATGTGGTTGAAAGAGAAAAATACGGGTTCGTGGCGCCCGGCAGTCCTTACCTTCTCCGCCGCAATGTGGAATATATCAATGACCTGCTGTCATATGAGCAGATAAAGAGACAGGGGATTTTTAATCCGGGACAGGTAGAACACCTGAAAAAAATGTACAGTCAGGAAACATTCACGCTTGATCTGCCTTTTGAAACAGACCAGCTGATGATTGTACTGACACTGGGCATATTGCTGGACGAATACTTCCGATAG
- a CDS encoding non-ribosomal peptide synthetase encodes MTFQSELISSLRGHADKTAVEYGSRHVSYAELLTGANSITSFLTGMELGKEARIAVYFSDRADLITAIIGIANAGCVFVPVDLSLPANRLATILEELAPAVFLTSRCSPHINKLHDAHVSICYVEDAAASPQQADMVAGIYPAWDEQDSLYIYFTSGSTGRPKGIIGRNGSLLQFLKWETETFCIDTGCRCSQFISPYFDAFLRDIFAPLLQGGTICVPPDDETFLTPDRITEWIDREGITLVHCVPSLFRLINNDRLTTQHFSKLKHVLLSGEKVIPSELAPWYAVFGERIQLVNLYGPTECTMVRVFHRITPADISKARIPIGEPIADTRLMICDDAGQPCGPMIPGELYIITNYATKGYLNDTEMTRERFVRIHDEVLGDTIAFRTGDIARFLVNKKVDLIGRADRQMKVNGIRIEPDEIEQQLIASGIVKSALVTDRGENGNTSLMAFVVLQETYKNHPDALTRILEHLHANLPAYMIPPVVEKVDRFPLLSNGKIDYNKLKSQVGNRQRPIVAPTDHTEVSLLGIWKEILGDRPISTDDSFHHAGGNSLAVMKLIGRIYNEFQVRFSLQALFDNLTIKKQAALIRQSARETFYTITPAVPKAAYHVTAVQERMYYDYAKDRNSTAYNMPVAWEIAGEVHRDKIETAVQALLRRHESLRTAFRFVDNRLMQVIQEDINFSLEAINCDPHAITGAIASFVRSFDLECAPLLRCMLITVNDGRSILVMDIHHIICDGISQQVLYTDFIKLYQGKMLPPLAIQYKDYAEWEWNFRMTEEYLANREFWLKILEREVPVLHLPVSRGTGELPDQAGQVTVAVSKQLLAPLIKDLSEKEVTIAPVLLSVYFLFLSQITGQEDIVVGVAASGRTQYELENVVGMFVKTLPVRSLVRPDQKVTDFIYDLHRHLVQAGDRQMYDLSDIQHVLNRRGGQQERELFRTMFVFQNFERGHLEATGSPFRLYEVEHASPAYPLTLISFEDDTAFYFRLEFSRQYFTPEDARLLASRFVELTQKLARHSRGAIADVIDDSSIAPVTAGEEISFNF; translated from the coding sequence ATGACCTTTCAGTCTGAACTGATCAGCAGCCTGCGTGGCCATGCTGATAAGACCGCCGTGGAGTACGGCAGCAGGCATGTCAGCTACGCAGAGCTGCTGACCGGCGCCAACAGCATTACCTCCTTTTTAACGGGCATGGAGCTTGGAAAAGAAGCAAGGATAGCTGTCTATTTCAGCGATCGCGCAGATCTCATCACTGCTATTATCGGTATTGCCAATGCAGGATGTGTTTTTGTGCCGGTAGACCTTTCGCTGCCGGCCAACCGGCTGGCGACCATCCTGGAAGAACTGGCCCCCGCCGTTTTCCTGACATCCCGTTGCTCGCCCCATATCAATAAGCTGCACGATGCGCATGTATCCATTTGCTATGTGGAAGATGCGGCTGCCAGCCCGCAACAGGCAGATATGGTAGCAGGTATCTATCCTGCGTGGGACGAACAGGACAGCCTTTATATTTATTTTACCTCCGGGTCAACCGGCAGGCCCAAAGGGATTATCGGCAGAAATGGCAGCCTGTTGCAGTTCTTGAAATGGGAAACCGAAACGTTCTGCATTGATACAGGCTGCAGATGCAGTCAGTTCATCAGCCCCTATTTCGATGCTTTTCTGCGGGACATCTTTGCACCGTTGCTGCAGGGCGGGACGATCTGCGTGCCGCCCGATGATGAAACTTTCCTGACGCCTGACCGCATTACCGAATGGATAGACCGGGAGGGGATCACCCTTGTCCACTGCGTACCGTCTTTATTCCGGCTCATCAACAACGACAGGCTTACCACGCAGCATTTCAGTAAGCTGAAACATGTGCTGCTATCCGGCGAGAAAGTGATTCCTTCTGAGCTGGCCCCGTGGTACGCTGTTTTCGGGGAAAGGATACAGCTGGTGAATCTGTACGGGCCCACAGAATGTACAATGGTCCGCGTCTTTCACCGCATCACACCTGCTGATATCAGCAAAGCCAGGATACCAATAGGGGAGCCGATCGCGGATACGAGGCTGATGATCTGTGATGATGCCGGACAACCCTGTGGGCCTATGATCCCGGGGGAGCTGTATATCATCACCAACTATGCAACCAAAGGCTACCTGAATGATACAGAGATGACCAGGGAACGGTTTGTAAGAATACATGACGAAGTATTGGGTGATACCATCGCATTCCGGACAGGGGACATTGCGCGCTTCCTGGTAAATAAAAAAGTAGACCTGATAGGCAGGGCAGACCGGCAGATGAAGGTCAACGGTATCCGGATAGAACCGGATGAGATAGAGCAGCAGCTGATAGCCTCCGGCATAGTAAAAAGCGCGTTGGTCACCGACCGCGGGGAAAACGGCAACACCTCCCTGATGGCCTTCGTAGTATTACAGGAAACATACAAAAACCACCCCGATGCTCTAACACGCATTTTGGAGCATCTTCATGCCAACCTGCCAGCTTATATGATTCCCCCGGTGGTAGAGAAGGTAGATAGGTTCCCCCTGCTGAGCAACGGAAAAATTGACTACAACAAACTAAAGAGCCAGGTTGGGAACCGCCAGCGTCCCATCGTTGCCCCGACGGACCATACAGAGGTCTCATTGCTGGGTATCTGGAAAGAAATTCTCGGAGACAGACCCATTTCAACAGACGACAGTTTTCACCATGCCGGCGGCAATTCGCTCGCGGTGATGAAGCTGATCGGCAGGATATACAACGAATTCCAGGTGAGATTTTCCCTGCAGGCGCTGTTCGATAACCTGACCATCAAAAAGCAGGCGGCGCTTATCCGGCAGTCGGCCCGTGAAACGTTTTATACCATCACTCCCGCTGTGCCGAAAGCCGCCTATCATGTTACTGCCGTCCAGGAGAGAATGTACTACGATTATGCTAAGGACCGCAACAGTACTGCGTACAACATGCCGGTGGCTTGGGAGATAGCCGGTGAGGTACACCGGGACAAGATTGAGACCGCCGTCCAAGCGCTGCTACGCCGTCATGAAAGCCTGAGAACAGCTTTCCGGTTTGTTGACAACCGGTTGATGCAGGTAATACAGGAAGATATCAACTTCTCCCTGGAAGCAATAAATTGTGACCCTCATGCAATAACGGGAGCTATCGCTTCTTTTGTCAGGTCTTTTGACCTCGAATGTGCCCCGTTGCTCCGATGTATGCTGATTACTGTAAACGATGGCCGCAGCATACTTGTGATGGACATACATCATATTATCTGCGATGGCATTTCACAGCAGGTACTGTATACCGATTTTATAAAGCTCTACCAGGGAAAGATGCTGCCCCCGCTGGCCATACAATATAAGGATTACGCAGAATGGGAATGGAATTTCAGGATGACGGAAGAATACCTTGCCAACCGCGAGTTCTGGCTGAAAATACTGGAAAGGGAAGTGCCCGTACTACATCTGCCCGTTTCCCGCGGAACGGGTGAGCTGCCGGACCAGGCCGGACAGGTGACGGTCGCAGTCAGCAAACAGTTGCTGGCGCCGCTGATAAAAGATTTGAGTGAAAAGGAAGTCACTATTGCCCCTGTATTATTGTCTGTGTATTTCCTCTTTCTTTCGCAGATCACCGGCCAGGAAGATATTGTAGTAGGGGTTGCAGCTTCGGGAAGAACGCAGTATGAGCTGGAAAATGTGGTGGGAATGTTTGTGAAAACGTTGCCGGTGAGGAGCCTGGTTCGTCCGGACCAAAAGGTAACGGATTTTATCTATGACCTGCATCGCCACCTGGTGCAGGCAGGCGACCGCCAGATGTATGATCTTTCGGATATTCAGCATGTTCTGAACAGGAGGGGTGGTCAACAGGAACGCGAGCTGTTCAGGACCATGTTTGTTTTTCAAAATTTTGAACGCGGACATTTGGAGGCAACCGGATCACCTTTCCGGCTATATGAAGTGGAGCACGCTTCCCCTGCATACCCGCTGACGCTCATCTCGTTTGAAGATGATACAGCCTTTTACTTCCGCCTGGAATTTTCAAGGCAGTACTTTACCCCCGAAGATGCCCGGTTGCTGGCATCCCGGTTTGTTGAGCTGACGCAAAAACTAGCGCGTCACTCCAGAGGCGCCATCGCCGATGTTATAGATGACAGCAGTATTGCGCCTGTCACTGCCGGTGAAGAAATCTCTTTTAACTTCTGA
- a CDS encoding non-ribosomal peptide synthetase, with translation MSTGPTLDYKSLETNARARARSYWQQRFAGFQPAAYFIDYGKLHDSHVARQTATCTVTAPTEVTGRLQRIAVSDKARYIVLLAVLGILARKYSLSGDVMILCPVYSDAVLTGDDERIVPVRMNDFGDVSFQDFLLKLKDMLAADLQHSGYPVERILEQKRDILNEVATTGMMVRGIHSPESFGAHTPDLLFCFRGQQELELEVQYNAARMDAGFIQQLADRYFILLANCLGAAKAKVSEAEMTTAGEIYQIRCEFNDTRTSYPSDNTITALFEEQVRLAPENTAITAGEISVSYRRLHEMATVISGEVRRQGGGRGACVAVLADRSIEAVAAIIGILRAGAAYLPLDPEHPAGRHELMLKEAKVKTVLAQQHYAGWLPEDVAVCIIETLKAENDPDNESLPAGPDDTAYIMFTSGSTGIPKGVAVTHRNVIRLVKNTNYVTLNRQTHILQTGAPAFDATTFEIWGALLNGGRLFLPGKEVLMDTAKLGKALAEYNINTLWLTASLFDQHTGIDASIFKPLRYLLVGGDVLTPRYINQVRQQHPGLQVINGYGPTENTTFSACHLIQKDYLYNIPVGKPVSNSTAYILDIDGNLQAVGVPGELYVGGDGVAKGYLNDENQTRAKFMANLFVDGDRLYRTGDLARWLPGGIIEFLGRIDTQLKIRGFRVEPAEVKHHLLQHYAVRDAAVIAREDNKGKHLAAYYVPAEKTTSTALRDFLAERLPAYMLPMHYIALEYFPLTPNGKLDVAALPGPASRLTGDYIAPVTPEETLLAGIWEEVLEETQIGVEDNLFMLGADSIKALQISARVRSAGYEIGVKDIMACETIRELARRLIKRSLVSPQEAETGIVPLLPVQLHFFADATAEKQHFNQSVMLHFPDGLSVDMAREILSRIADHHDALRMVFRYKDGTVVQECRPPGQPLLVPETDLRNIAAPEALLLEECNKLQAGIDLENGPLIKPGLFHLKDGSRLLIVVHHLEIDGISWRILFEDIDRLYKQSINGKPPDFPLKTDSLKTWALHLREYARSKKFRKAARYWDEISRKPVDPLRRDFNRPPGLTGDSRTVSFTLNSRATADLLGNGQAWYNARVDEMLLGALLAAVRKQYGKQNILVDLEAHGREELTQGVNVSRTLGWFTAIYPVLLESAEDYLPAIVKDVRGLLRRVPNNGVDYLVRKYLAPGAPPTGQEARPQINFNYLGQFDADLAGRAYRIAAEPTGREISPKRTREYDWTISGMLINRRLELSLTYSTEQYAPLTIKTFMDHYRESLEELAR, from the coding sequence ATGTCTACCGGACCCACACTCGATTACAAGTCCCTTGAAACAAACGCAAGGGCCAGGGCAAGAAGTTACTGGCAACAACGTTTTGCCGGATTTCAACCTGCCGCTTATTTTATTGACTATGGAAAACTCCACGATAGCCATGTCGCCCGCCAGACAGCCACCTGTACTGTTACTGCACCGACAGAGGTAACAGGCAGGCTTCAGCGTATCGCTGTGTCGGACAAGGCGCGGTATATTGTACTGCTGGCTGTATTAGGTATACTGGCCAGAAAATACTCCCTGTCCGGCGACGTGATGATCCTCTGCCCCGTGTACAGCGATGCTGTATTGACTGGAGACGATGAACGTATTGTGCCAGTCCGCATGAATGATTTCGGGGATGTTTCATTCCAGGATTTTCTGCTGAAGCTGAAAGATATGCTGGCAGCCGATCTTCAGCACAGCGGATACCCTGTTGAGCGCATACTGGAACAAAAAAGGGACATCTTGAATGAGGTGGCAACAACGGGCATGATGGTCAGGGGGATACACTCCCCCGAATCATTCGGTGCCCATACTCCGGATCTGCTTTTCTGTTTCCGCGGACAGCAGGAACTGGAGCTGGAGGTACAGTATAATGCGGCCCGCATGGATGCGGGGTTTATTCAGCAGCTGGCAGACCGCTATTTTATCCTGCTGGCGAACTGCCTGGGCGCGGCAAAAGCAAAAGTCAGTGAGGCGGAAATGACCACCGCAGGTGAGATATACCAGATACGCTGCGAATTTAACGACACGAGGACCAGTTATCCTTCGGATAACACGATTACGGCATTGTTTGAAGAACAGGTGCGACTCGCCCCCGAAAATACGGCCATTACCGCCGGAGAAATAAGCGTCAGCTATCGGCGGTTGCATGAAATGGCAACTGTCATATCCGGGGAGGTACGCCGGCAGGGCGGCGGGCGAGGGGCCTGTGTGGCGGTGCTGGCCGACCGGTCCATTGAGGCAGTAGCTGCCATAATTGGTATTCTAAGAGCAGGCGCAGCTTACCTGCCGCTGGATCCAGAGCACCCCGCCGGCAGGCATGAGCTCATGCTGAAAGAAGCAAAGGTGAAGACTGTCCTCGCACAGCAACATTACGCCGGATGGCTTCCGGAAGATGTTGCTGTATGCATCATCGAAACGCTCAAAGCGGAAAATGACCCCGACAACGAAAGTTTGCCGGCAGGCCCGGATGATACCGCTTATATAATGTTCACTTCAGGGTCGACCGGTATCCCCAAAGGGGTAGCGGTCACTCACCGGAATGTGATACGGCTGGTGAAAAACACGAACTATGTGACACTTAACCGGCAGACACATATTTTGCAGACAGGCGCACCCGCTTTTGACGCTACCACTTTCGAGATATGGGGCGCGTTGCTCAACGGCGGGCGGCTTTTCCTCCCCGGTAAAGAAGTGCTGATGGATACGGCGAAGTTGGGGAAAGCATTGGCAGAATACAACATTAACACGCTGTGGCTGACTGCTTCGTTATTCGATCAGCATACAGGCATAGATGCTTCCATATTTAAACCGTTGCGCTATCTCCTCGTTGGCGGCGATGTACTGACACCGCGTTATATCAACCAGGTGCGCCAGCAGCATCCGGGCCTACAGGTAATTAACGGGTACGGACCTACGGAGAATACTACTTTTTCTGCTTGTCATCTTATTCAGAAAGATTACCTGTACAATATTCCTGTGGGGAAACCGGTCAGCAATTCCACGGCTTATATACTCGATATTGATGGTAATCTTCAGGCCGTGGGGGTGCCGGGCGAACTGTATGTTGGCGGCGATGGCGTGGCAAAAGGCTATCTCAACGATGAAAACCAGACCAGAGCTAAGTTTATGGCCAACCTGTTTGTAGACGGTGACCGGCTATACCGGACCGGTGATCTTGCCCGGTGGTTGCCCGGAGGTATTATCGAATTTTTGGGAAGAATAGACACACAGCTGAAGATCCGGGGTTTTCGCGTTGAGCCGGCGGAGGTAAAGCATCATCTGCTGCAACACTACGCTGTTCGCGATGCGGCAGTCATCGCACGGGAAGATAATAAAGGAAAACACCTGGCCGCCTACTACGTGCCTGCAGAGAAAACAACGTCAACGGCACTACGGGATTTTCTTGCAGAACGACTGCCGGCCTATATGTTGCCGATGCATTATATCGCGCTGGAGTACTTTCCACTGACACCCAACGGTAAGCTGGACGTGGCCGCGCTTCCCGGGCCGGCTTCCCGGCTGACCGGTGACTACATTGCTCCTGTTACCCCTGAAGAAACGTTGCTGGCAGGTATTTGGGAAGAGGTATTGGAGGAAACGCAGATAGGAGTGGAAGACAACCTTTTTATGCTGGGTGCTGATTCGATAAAGGCACTGCAAATCAGCGCAAGGGTGCGCAGCGCCGGATATGAAATCGGCGTAAAGGATATCATGGCCTGCGAGACCATCCGCGAGCTCGCCAGGCGCCTGATAAAGAGGTCGCTTGTTTCACCGCAGGAAGCTGAAACCGGCATCGTTCCTCTGTTACCGGTACAGCTGCATTTTTTTGCAGACGCCACCGCTGAAAAGCAACACTTTAACCAGTCGGTCATGCTGCATTTCCCTGACGGTTTGTCTGTTGACATGGCCCGTGAAATTTTGAGCAGGATAGCCGACCACCATGACGCGCTGCGGATGGTGTTCCGTTATAAAGACGGGACAGTGGTACAGGAGTGCAGGCCCCCTGGACAGCCGTTGCTTGTACCGGAAACAGACCTGCGTAACATAGCGGCGCCTGAGGCGCTGCTACTGGAGGAATGTAATAAGCTACAGGCAGGTATAGATCTGGAAAACGGACCGCTGATAAAGCCGGGGCTGTTTCATCTGAAAGATGGCAGCAGGCTGTTGATCGTGGTCCATCATCTGGAGATAGACGGAATATCATGGCGTATACTGTTCGAAGACATTGACCGTCTGTATAAACAATCAATAAATGGAAAACCACCGGACTTCCCGCTGAAGACCGACTCGTTAAAAACATGGGCCCTGCACCTGCGGGAGTATGCGCGGAGTAAAAAGTTCCGGAAAGCCGCCAGATACTGGGACGAGATATCCCGTAAGCCGGTGGACCCTCTGCGGCGGGATTTTAACAGACCTCCCGGTTTGACAGGCGATAGCCGCACGGTTTCTTTTACACTGAACAGCCGCGCCACCGCCGATCTCCTTGGAAACGGCCAGGCATGGTATAATGCCCGCGTAGACGAAATGTTGCTGGGTGCGCTGCTGGCAGCGGTAAGAAAACAATACGGAAAACAAAATATACTGGTCGACCTGGAAGCTCACGGTAGAGAAGAGTTGACGCAGGGTGTTAACGTCAGCCGCACGCTGGGGTGGTTCACAGCTATATACCCGGTGCTGCTCGAAAGCGCGGAAGACTACCTGCCAGCCATAGTAAAAGATGTACGGGGCCTTCTTCGCCGTGTACCGAATAACGGCGTCGACTATCTGGTGCGTAAATATCTCGCACCCGGCGCGCCTCCCACCGGGCAGGAGGCCCGGCCGCAGATCAACTTCAATTACCTCGGCCAGTTTGATGCCGACCTGGCCGGCCGTGCCTACCGAATAGCAGCAGAACCCACGGGACGGGAAATTTCACCGAAGCGGACCAGGGAGTACGACTGGACCATATCAGGAATGCTGATCAACAGACGGCTGGAGTTAAGCCTCACCTATAGCACGGAGCAGTACGCGCCGCTGACTATCAAAACCTTTATGGACCATTACCGCGAAAGCCTGGAGGAACTGGCCAGATAG
- a CDS encoding serine hydrolase domain-containing protein: protein MKINILKHCSLLLACGLCLSVVARSQSAPSKDFDRQVHRMMWEAGVPALSLAVIRDGRLAFYKTFECRPLNGNRRINDETIFEAGSLSKSFLVFVVNRLIDKGVLQPDTPLCRYLEYDMLKHDNRYRLITARMVLSHCSGIENWKPDNNPDTLEIMADPGTKFVYSGEGYQYLAEVVKKLLGQSYDEYISKMIISPLHLKHTYTSYKTQPLNYAVGHNSLGVAYKKWKNEGPVPAGGMHLTAADYAKLVIALFDGKNISADRIREIQTPRIGLDPHNPAYCYGPGFELIITPGDTILSHGGITPGFKNLMFYSVKKKCGFVMLTNSDRGTVMARRINELTTGLDLSAFFRSEYVVGQYPSHTIRLLQLYRKRGVAEMFKGIGQLKATADSITRCKTLNELGYIFVEGNSEVAEKILLDNIRLSPSSSLAYYLLGHAQMALQKYAPAFNNLEHSKELGFDLEPVEPYLKLCREELQKKEPAVK from the coding sequence ATGAAAATCAATATCCTCAAACACTGTAGTCTCCTGCTGGCGTGTGGTCTCTGCCTGTCGGTAGTGGCCAGGTCGCAATCGGCGCCTTCAAAGGATTTCGACCGGCAGGTCCACCGGATGATGTGGGAAGCAGGGGTGCCTGCCCTTTCACTGGCCGTTATCCGTGATGGTCGCCTCGCTTTTTATAAAACTTTTGAATGCCGTCCGCTGAACGGCAACAGGCGGATCAATGACGAAACCATCTTCGAGGCCGGTTCTCTGAGTAAAAGTTTCCTGGTATTTGTGGTCAACAGGCTGATAGATAAAGGTGTTCTGCAACCCGATACGCCGCTTTGCCGCTATCTCGAATATGATATGCTCAAACACGACAATCGGTACCGGTTAATCACCGCCCGCATGGTGTTGAGTCACTGTTCAGGAATAGAAAACTGGAAGCCTGACAATAACCCGGATACGCTGGAAATCATGGCCGACCCGGGAACCAAATTTGTCTATTCCGGCGAAGGATACCAGTACCTCGCGGAAGTGGTGAAAAAACTGCTGGGCCAATCGTACGACGAGTACATATCGAAGATGATTATCTCCCCACTGCATTTGAAACATACATACACGTCCTACAAAACCCAACCGCTTAATTATGCCGTGGGCCACAACAGCCTGGGGGTAGCCTATAAAAAATGGAAAAACGAAGGTCCGGTTCCTGCCGGCGGGATGCATCTTACGGCCGCCGATTATGCGAAGCTGGTCATCGCCTTGTTTGACGGGAAGAATATTTCTGCCGACAGGATACGGGAGATACAGACACCCCGGATAGGGCTAGACCCGCATAACCCCGCATATTGCTATGGGCCGGGCTTTGAGCTGATCATTACGCCGGGCGATACCATCTTGTCTCATGGAGGTATTACCCCGGGCTTCAAAAACCTCATGTTCTATTCCGTAAAAAAGAAATGCGGTTTTGTAATGCTGACCAACAGCGACCGTGGTACCGTGATGGCCCGGAGGATAAATGAGCTCACCACAGGGCTGGACCTGAGTGCTTTTTTCCGCTCGGAATACGTGGTGGGGCAATATCCCAGTCACACCATCAGGCTACTGCAACTATACAGGAAACGCGGTGTTGCCGAAATGTTCAAAGGCATAGGGCAACTGAAAGCCACGGCCGACAGCATTACCCGGTGCAAAACGCTGAATGAGCTGGGATACATTTTCGTGGAAGGAAATAGTGAAGTGGCGGAAAAAATCCTGTTGGACAATATCCGGCTTTCGCCTTCATCTTCACTGGCCTACTACCTGCTGGGCCACGCCCAGATGGCGCTGCAGAAATATGCGCCCGCCTTTAATAACCTGGAACATTCAAAAGAGCTGGGCTTCGATCTTGAACCTGTTGAGCCCTATCTGAAATTATGCCGCGAGGAGCTTCAAAAAAAGGAGCCCGCCGTTAAATGA